The Amphiura filiformis chromosome 12, Afil_fr2py, whole genome shotgun sequence genome includes a region encoding these proteins:
- the LOC140166515 gene encoding uncharacterized protein translates to MGLLLILTLTITALTCWGTGNAQDVYVNACLQTIFTAPANTLKFTEVFTHERMINSVDIDDSGSFLYFSSDSSILKYNLKQGSGPETLITLPPTDTGARVIITSIKLDGTTLYYFTNQAYGFSLDLTAQDLSASINEIWKNSDKTGYVMSKTDIKGRDMYISIMFQNKVIRLNLDTLEETTLSTISSIKSPTAVTVDDSENALYYGAMNKVDYFFYINRYDLGSNTETEMVQYPLSQQMPPKSIALFDGGLLYTSFYFGLFQLASNSNVGTAVETGITCTNYNMYTDVIVVNDDMSACEEQHTVSYTHDGRMLNSDFVFPFGELAAESTEFTISIKGTAFAYILLSPTNNPADDAAGAVGIPKIEIGRKDNTKSAYLCNSNNAFIHSTLDSLNILSDTDYRDYHFSFANGHVEVSFDGNVFISADMECLGDVRYIGIGSGRGHDADWKYCQ, encoded by the exons ATGGGGCTTTTGCTGATCTTAACATTAACAATCACTGCTTTGACATGTTGGGGTACTGGCAATGCTCAAGATG TGTATGTCAATGCATGTCTTCAAACAATTTTTACGGCACCAGCAAATACTCTTAAGTTTACCGAAGTATTTACACACGAGAGAATGATCAATTCAGTTGACATCGATGATTCAGGGAGTTTTCTTTACTTCTCTTCGGATTCGTCAATACTGAAATACAATTTAAAACAAGGTTCTGGGCCAGAAACCCTCATTACACTACCGCCTACGGATACCGGTGCCCGCG TAATTATAACGTCCATCAAATTAGATGGTACTACACTTTACTACTTTACTAATCAGGCTTATGGGTTCAGTCTAGACTTGACCGCCCAGGATCTCTCTGCTAGTATCAACGAGATTTGGAAGAACAGTGACAAAACCGGCTATGTGATGAGCAAAACGGACATAAAGGGACG AGATATGTACATCAGTATAATGTTCCAGAACAAGGTTATACGTCTTAATCTAGACACGTTGGAGGAGACTACACTGAGTACAATCTCCTCTATCAAATCGCCAACTGCAGTGACCGTCGACGACTCAG aaAATGCACTTTATTACGGAGCTATGAACAAAGTTGATTATTTCTTCTACATAAATCGCTATGACCTCGGATCCAATACAGAAACGGAGATGGTCCAATATCCCTTGAGTCAGCAGATGCCACCGAAGAGCATAGCCCTATTTGACGGAGGCCTGTTGTACACCAGtttttattttggtttatttcaacTTGCCAGTAATAGCAATGTTGGAACTGCTGTTGAAACAGGCATTACGTGTACCAATTATAATATGTATACGGATGTTATTGTGGTTAATG ATGATATGTCAGCGTGTGAGGAACAGCACACCGTTAGCTACACCCACGATGGACGTATGTTGAATTCCGATTTCGTATTTCCATTTGGCGAACTTGCAGCTGAATCCACGGAATTTACCATTTCTATCAAAGGGACAGCGTTTGCATACATCCTTCTATCCCCAACCAACAATCCTGCAGATGATGCAGCAGGAGCCGTCGGGATACCGAAAATAG agattGGTAGAAAGGATAATACAAAGTCAGCTTACCTCTGTAATTCCAACAACGCGTTTATACATTCTACCTTGGATTCACTCAACATTCTGAGCGACACCGACTACCGCGATTACCACTTCTCATTCGCTAATGGGCATGTGGAGGTTAGTTTCGATGGCAATGTATTTATCAGTGCGGATATGGAATGTCTCGGAGATGTCAGATATATTGGTATTGGATCAGGACGGGGCCACGACGCCGATTGGAAATATTGTCAATAA